From the genome of Bordetella sp. H567, one region includes:
- a CDS encoding EAL domain-containing protein, which translates to MSLLRQLLVSVAVVTILLLIGSQMLNIDTARRYLNEELRTRGETAAATLAAVYARDPAPDAAAWRAVAQDVFASGAFRRIDVQGSLAFDFHKGGGSDAAPAWFVSLIALTPPAAVRPFQAAHGMQGTVTAVADDTAAVQALWRHSVGLALLVAGAGICWLIYTGGLVRWLQKRLLQGISAQVRALAQNDADPPAALPPWPEIADVAHALAEARERLRMTAEEANARIESLQLELNLDAVTRLPNRKYFFNELRRALNSGTQESEGESGHVLMFRQRDLATINRHMPREFTDQWLRSVALRLDQKLGRRHIPAFLLARLNGSDFALLLHGVPAAQADALAEQLRHELRALRVSLGEDRWCRWALALGPYSRGDHASELLALLDHALMRAESADTDAPVRAEAPGTSEAAGELQWRDTLVMALEQHRFSLSARALQSPSGEVLRAEAMLMLHDAEAQAPIPAPVFMPAAVRLGMSSECDIQAVRLALDWLVSHGGKLAVTVALPSLGHSNFLPRLGQMLRDRPAQAGRMVFEVDARGLVENFVNVRSLCEVVCDAGAGIGVRRLADDFSAMTRLHELPIAYVKLGEAFVDAMGRSPGSRHLAASVRETAKGLGVEVYADGPTDAQTGAFLERVGIAAVGYSAEALQA; encoded by the coding sequence ATGTCCCTATTGCGCCAACTGCTCGTCAGCGTCGCCGTGGTCACGATCCTGCTTCTGATCGGCTCGCAGATGCTGAACATCGATACGGCCCGCCGCTACCTGAACGAGGAACTGCGAACACGCGGAGAAACCGCCGCGGCCACCCTGGCCGCGGTCTACGCGCGCGATCCCGCCCCCGATGCGGCCGCCTGGCGCGCCGTGGCCCAGGACGTCTTCGCCAGCGGCGCGTTTCGCCGAATCGATGTCCAGGGCAGCCTGGCCTTCGACTTCCACAAGGGAGGCGGGAGCGACGCCGCGCCTGCCTGGTTCGTTTCGCTGATCGCTTTGACGCCGCCCGCGGCCGTGCGGCCGTTCCAGGCGGCGCACGGCATGCAAGGCACGGTCACGGCCGTCGCCGACGACACGGCGGCCGTGCAGGCGCTTTGGCGGCACTCCGTCGGGCTGGCGCTGCTGGTGGCCGGCGCGGGGATCTGTTGGCTGATCTACACGGGCGGCCTGGTGCGCTGGCTGCAAAAGCGGCTATTGCAAGGCATCAGCGCCCAAGTGCGCGCGCTGGCGCAGAACGACGCGGATCCCCCCGCCGCGCTGCCGCCGTGGCCCGAGATCGCCGACGTCGCGCATGCCCTGGCCGAAGCGCGTGAACGCCTGCGCATGACGGCCGAGGAGGCAAATGCCCGGATCGAATCGCTGCAGCTGGAACTGAACCTGGATGCCGTGACGCGGTTGCCCAATCGCAAATACTTCTTCAACGAGCTGCGGCGCGCGCTGAACAGCGGGACGCAGGAATCGGAAGGGGAGTCCGGCCACGTCCTGATGTTCCGCCAACGCGATCTGGCGACCATCAACCGCCATATGCCGCGTGAATTCACGGACCAATGGCTGCGTTCCGTGGCCCTGCGGCTGGACCAGAAGCTGGGCCGGCGCCATATCCCCGCGTTTCTGCTGGCGCGGCTCAACGGCTCGGATTTCGCCCTGCTGCTGCATGGCGTGCCTGCCGCGCAGGCCGATGCGCTGGCCGAACAGCTGCGCCACGAGCTGCGGGCACTGCGCGTATCGCTCGGGGAAGACCGGTGGTGCCGCTGGGCGCTGGCGCTGGGGCCGTACTCGCGCGGCGACCACGCCAGCGAACTCCTCGCCCTGCTCGATCACGCCCTGATGCGCGCGGAAAGCGCCGATACGGATGCCCCGGTGCGCGCGGAAGCGCCCGGCACCTCGGAGGCGGCCGGGGAGCTGCAGTGGCGAGATACCCTGGTAATGGCGCTGGAACAGCACCGTTTTTCCCTGTCCGCCCGTGCATTGCAGAGCCCGAGCGGCGAGGTGCTGCGCGCGGAAGCGATGCTGATGCTGCACGATGCGGAGGCACAGGCGCCCATCCCGGCGCCGGTTTTCATGCCAGCCGCGGTCCGCCTGGGCATGTCGTCCGAATGCGATATCCAGGCCGTCCGGCTGGCCCTGGACTGGCTGGTCTCGCATGGGGGCAAGCTGGCCGTCACCGTCGCCCTGCCGTCGCTGGGCCATTCCAATTTCCTGCCGCGGCTGGGCCAGATGCTGCGCGACCGGCCCGCGCAGGCCGGCCGGATGGTATTCGAGGTCGACGCCCGCGGGCTGGTGGAGAACTTCGTCAACGTGCGTTCCCTATGCGAAGTGGTCTGCGACGCGGGCGCAGGGATCGGCGTACGCCGGCTGGCCGACGACTTCAGCGCCATGACGCGCCTGCACGAACTGCCCATTGCCTACGTCAAGCTGGGCGAGGCCTTCGTCGACGCCATGGGACGCAGCCCGGGCAGCCGCCACCTGGCCGCCTCGGTGCGGGAAACCGCCAAGGGATTGGGTGTCGAGGTCTACGCGGATGGGCCCACGGACGCGCAAACCGGTGCGTTCCTGGAACGCGTGGGCATCGCCGCCGTGGGCTATTCCGCCGAAGCGCTGCAGGCCTGA
- a CDS encoding GGDEF domain-containing protein encodes MTPPHPATAKASDLPQDETWHAAPPAPRRRGLAAALITLLVAMALLALVTGATLFTQSRVVSQPAGADIGLYSYRLVSQMNRLIADAQKTAAGGDHKQFVRDLQALSTFVNPGTAESAPGVALVRSLPAARVDVQMLDDRLRTWREAADTADAARIRAAARDLADHADEARLLADRLGGAVHQAQRGDTAQHNTAVAEGFRRLQWAFVGLLACSGILAIWLLVLNRHARHFNQRMAQANARLESAVAHRTRQLVWLANTDPLTGLKNRRAFMETAEAQILQCRRYPHPLAALLIDIDHFKSINDRYGHHVGDQAIRRVTDTITNTLRDSDIIGRFGGEEFAVLMPHTDLPAALVAAERLRQAVAGMKIGLLEGGPLSMTISLGLAMHEPGVSLDTLLMRADMALYRAKSGSRNRVEVYGREREEIAQ; translated from the coding sequence ATGACGCCCCCCCACCCCGCGACCGCCAAAGCGTCCGACCTTCCGCAGGACGAGACCTGGCACGCCGCGCCCCCGGCCCCCCGGCGGCGCGGGCTCGCGGCCGCGCTGATCACGCTGCTGGTGGCCATGGCGCTGCTGGCACTGGTGACAGGCGCGACGCTGTTCACCCAGTCGCGGGTGGTATCCCAGCCCGCGGGGGCCGACATCGGGCTGTACAGCTATCGCCTGGTCTCGCAAATGAACCGCCTCATCGCCGACGCGCAGAAAACCGCGGCCGGTGGTGACCACAAGCAATTCGTCCGGGACCTGCAGGCCCTTTCTACCTTCGTCAATCCGGGAACGGCGGAAAGCGCGCCGGGCGTGGCCCTGGTGCGTTCCCTGCCGGCGGCGCGCGTCGACGTGCAGATGCTGGATGATCGCCTGCGGACGTGGCGCGAGGCCGCGGACACCGCCGACGCCGCGCGCATACGGGCGGCCGCGCGGGACCTGGCCGATCACGCGGACGAGGCCCGCCTGCTGGCGGACCGGCTGGGCGGGGCCGTCCACCAGGCCCAACGCGGCGACACCGCCCAGCACAATACGGCCGTCGCCGAAGGCTTCCGACGGCTGCAGTGGGCCTTCGTCGGCTTGCTGGCCTGCAGCGGGATCCTGGCGATATGGCTGCTGGTGCTGAATCGCCATGCGCGCCATTTCAACCAGCGCATGGCACAGGCGAACGCCCGCCTGGAGTCGGCCGTGGCCCACCGCACGCGCCAATTGGTCTGGCTGGCCAACACGGACCCGCTGACGGGCCTGAAGAACCGGCGCGCCTTCATGGAAACCGCGGAGGCGCAGATCCTGCAATGCCGGCGCTATCCGCACCCGCTGGCCGCCCTGCTGATCGACATCGACCATTTCAAGTCCATCAACGACCGCTATGGGCATCACGTCGGCGACCAGGCAATCCGCCGCGTGACGGACACCATCACCAACACCCTGCGCGACAGCGACATCATCGGCCGCTTCGGCGGCGAGGAATTCGCCGTTCTGATGCCCCACACCGACTTGCCGGCGGCCCTGGTGGCGGCCGAACGGCTGCGCCAGGCCGTCGCCGGCATGAAGATCGGCCTGCTGGAAGGCGGTCCTCTGAGCATGACGATTTCGCTGGGCCTGGCGATGCACGAGCCGGGCGTATCGCTCGATACACTGCTGATGCGCGCCGACATGGCGCTGTACCGGGCCAAGAGCGGCAGCCGCAACCGCGTCGAAGTCTACGGGCGCGAACGCGAAGAAATCGCGCAATAA
- the aroC gene encoding chorismate synthase: MSGNTLGKLFTVTNFGESHGPAIGCVVDGCPPGLPLAAQDIQAELDRRRPGTSRHVTQRQEADQVEILSGVFEGATTGTPIGLLIRNTDARSKDYANLVDTFRPGHADYTYFQKYGVRDPRGGGRSSARLTAPTVAAGAIAKKWLAQTHGVRVRGYMSQLGPIPIPFDNWDAVPQNAFFAPNAGIVPQLEAFMDELRRDGDSVGARIEVVAENTPAGWGEPLYDRLDADIAHAMMGLNAVKGVSIGAGFDSVAQRGSVHGDEITPDGFLSNHAGGVLGGISTGQDITVSLAIKPTSSIRIERRSVDRAGRPTMVQTLGRHDPCVGIRATPIAEALLALVLMDHALRHRGQCG, encoded by the coding sequence ATGTCCGGCAACACCTTAGGCAAGCTTTTCACTGTCACCAATTTCGGCGAGTCGCATGGCCCTGCCATCGGCTGCGTGGTCGACGGCTGCCCGCCGGGCTTGCCGCTGGCGGCGCAGGACATACAGGCCGAGCTGGACCGCCGCCGCCCCGGTACCTCGCGCCATGTTACCCAGCGCCAGGAAGCCGACCAGGTAGAGATCCTGTCCGGCGTCTTCGAAGGGGCGACCACCGGCACGCCCATCGGCCTGCTCATCCGCAACACCGATGCGCGCAGCAAGGACTACGCCAATCTGGTCGATACCTTCCGGCCGGGGCACGCGGACTATACCTACTTCCAGAAATACGGCGTGCGCGATCCCCGCGGCGGTGGGCGGTCCTCCGCCCGCCTGACGGCACCCACGGTGGCGGCCGGGGCCATCGCCAAGAAATGGTTGGCCCAGACCCACGGCGTGCGCGTACGTGGATACATGAGCCAGCTAGGACCGATCCCTATCCCCTTCGACAACTGGGACGCGGTGCCGCAGAACGCCTTTTTTGCCCCCAACGCCGGCATCGTGCCTCAGCTGGAAGCCTTCATGGACGAACTGCGCCGCGACGGCGACTCCGTCGGCGCGCGCATCGAAGTCGTGGCCGAGAACACGCCGGCGGGCTGGGGCGAACCGCTGTACGACCGTCTGGACGCCGACATTGCCCACGCGATGATGGGCCTGAACGCGGTGAAGGGCGTTTCCATAGGCGCGGGTTTCGACAGCGTGGCCCAGCGCGGGTCGGTGCACGGCGATGAAATCACGCCGGACGGATTCCTCAGCAACCATGCCGGCGGCGTGCTGGGGGGCATTTCGACGGGCCAGGACATCACCGTCTCGCTGGCGATCAAGCCGACGTCCAGCATCCGCATCGAACGCCGTTCCGTCGACCGTGCCGGCCGGCCGACCATGGTGCAGACCCTGGGCCGCCACGATCCCTGCGTCGGCATCAGGGCGACGCCCATCGCCGAGGCGCTGCTGGCGCTGGTGCTGATGGATCATGCGCTGCGCCATCGGGGGCAATGCGGTTGA
- a CDS encoding M48 family metallopeptidase, with the protein MIDHKNHGRRRRVSLLGAGVLSLAMLASCANVQTTQGGTVGVDRAQYMTSLVSSQDLQQEADQQYATILAQAKAKNLLDVDPQQVARVRTIAQRLIAQVGVFRPDATSWAWEVHVLSTQEINAWCMPGGKMAVYTGLLTQIKPTDDELAAVMGHEISHALREHARERVSQQMATSVGLSVLSVVTGSPAVSDLGGKLSDVMFTLPNSRTHEAEADRMGVELAARAGYDPSAAISLWRKMAQASEGKEQPEILSTHPSAESRIADLQAASQQVMPLYQKAKNAK; encoded by the coding sequence ATGATTGATCACAAAAATCATGGGCGGCGCCGACGGGTTTCGCTGCTGGGCGCCGGTGTGCTGTCGCTGGCCATGCTGGCGAGCTGCGCCAACGTGCAAACCACGCAGGGTGGCACGGTAGGGGTGGACCGCGCGCAATACATGACCAGCCTGGTGTCGTCCCAAGACCTGCAACAGGAAGCCGACCAGCAATACGCCACCATCCTCGCCCAGGCCAAGGCGAAGAACCTGCTGGACGTGGATCCGCAGCAGGTCGCGCGGGTGCGCACCATTGCCCAGCGCCTGATCGCCCAGGTGGGGGTATTCCGTCCCGATGCCACGTCCTGGGCATGGGAAGTCCACGTCCTGTCCACCCAGGAAATCAATGCCTGGTGCATGCCCGGCGGCAAGATGGCCGTCTACACGGGTCTGCTGACGCAGATCAAACCCACCGACGACGAATTGGCGGCCGTCATGGGCCACGAGATTTCGCATGCGCTGCGCGAGCATGCGCGGGAACGGGTTTCCCAGCAGATGGCCACCAGCGTGGGCCTGTCGGTGCTGTCCGTCGTGACGGGCTCGCCCGCCGTGTCGGACCTGGGCGGCAAGCTTTCCGATGTCATGTTCACCTTGCCGAACAGCCGCACCCACGAGGCGGAGGCCGATCGCATGGGCGTGGAGCTCGCGGCGCGGGCCGGCTACGACCCCTCGGCCGCCATCTCGCTGTGGCGCAAGATGGCGCAGGCCTCCGAGGGCAAGGAGCAGCCGGAAATCCTGTCCACGCATCCGTCGGCCGAATCGCGCATCGCCGATTTGCAGGCCGCATCGCAGCAGGTCATGCCGCTGTACCAGAAGGCCAAGAACGCGAAATAG
- the leuC gene encoding 3-isopropylmalate dehydratase large subunit, translating to MAQTLYDKLWDAHVVHQESDGTCLLYIDRHLVHEVTSPQAFEGLALAGRKPWRLDANLAVADHNVPTINREQGISDPVSRLQVDTLDDNCAKYGITEFRMNDLRQGIVHVIGPEQGATLPGMTVVCGDSHTSTHGAVGTLAFGIGTSEVEHVLATQTLLMKKSKSMLIKVEGELPFGCTAKDLVLHIIGVIGTAGGTGHAIEFGGSTIRSLSVEGRMTVCNMAIEAGARSGMVAVDDKTIEYFRGRPFAPVGPLWDQAVQYWRTLHSDPGATFDRVVEIDARQIKPQVTWGTSPEMVLSVDSRVPDPDREKDDVRRSGMERALDYMGLKPNTPITDIRVDRVFIGSCTNSRIEDLRAAAAVARGKRVASNVKQAMVVPGSGLVKQQAEREGLDRIFREAGFEWREPGCSMCLAMNADRLEPGERCASTSNRNFEGRQGQGGRTHLVSPAMAAAAAIAGHFVDVRNFR from the coding sequence ATGGCCCAAACCCTTTACGACAAGCTCTGGGACGCGCACGTCGTCCACCAAGAATCCGACGGCACCTGTTTGCTCTATATCGACCGGCACCTGGTCCATGAAGTCACCAGCCCGCAGGCCTTCGAAGGCCTGGCGCTCGCCGGCCGCAAGCCCTGGCGTCTGGACGCCAACCTGGCGGTCGCCGACCACAACGTGCCCACCATCAACCGCGAGCAGGGCATCAGCGATCCGGTGTCGCGCCTGCAGGTGGATACGCTGGACGACAACTGTGCCAAGTATGGGATCACCGAGTTCCGGATGAACGACCTGCGCCAGGGTATCGTTCACGTCATCGGACCGGAGCAGGGCGCGACGCTGCCCGGCATGACGGTGGTTTGCGGCGATTCGCACACCAGCACCCATGGCGCCGTCGGCACGCTGGCCTTCGGCATCGGCACGTCCGAAGTCGAACACGTGCTGGCCACGCAGACGCTGCTGATGAAGAAAAGCAAAAGCATGCTGATCAAGGTGGAAGGCGAGTTGCCGTTCGGCTGTACCGCCAAGGACCTGGTGCTGCATATCATCGGCGTCATCGGCACCGCGGGGGGCACCGGCCACGCCATCGAATTCGGTGGTTCGACGATCCGTTCGCTGTCGGTGGAAGGCCGCATGACGGTGTGCAATATGGCCATCGAAGCCGGTGCGCGGTCTGGCATGGTCGCCGTCGACGACAAGACCATCGAATACTTCCGTGGCCGTCCTTTCGCGCCGGTCGGCCCGCTGTGGGACCAGGCCGTGCAGTATTGGCGTACCTTGCATTCCGATCCGGGCGCCACGTTTGACCGCGTCGTTGAAATCGACGCGCGCCAGATCAAGCCGCAAGTCACGTGGGGCACCTCGCCCGAAATGGTGCTGTCCGTGGACAGCCGCGTGCCCGATCCCGATCGCGAAAAAGACGACGTGCGACGCAGCGGCATGGAGCGCGCGCTGGACTACATGGGCCTCAAGCCCAATACCCCCATCACGGATATCCGCGTGGACCGCGTCTTCATCGGCTCCTGCACGAATTCGCGCATCGAGGACCTGCGTGCCGCCGCCGCGGTGGCGCGCGGCAAGCGTGTCGCCTCCAACGTGAAGCAGGCCATGGTGGTGCCGGGCTCCGGCCTGGTCAAGCAGCAGGCCGAACGCGAAGGACTGGACAGGATCTTCCGCGAAGCGGGATTCGAGTGGCGCGAGCCGGGCTGTTCGATGTGCCTGGCCATGAACGCCGACCGGCTGGAGCCCGGCGAACGCTGCGCGTCCACGTCCAATCGCAATTTCGAAGGCAGGCAGGGGCAGGGTGGGCGTACCCATCTGGTCAGCCCCGCCATGGCGGCCGCCGCGGCCATCGCCGGCCATTTCGTTGACGTCAGGAATTTCCGCTAA
- the leuD gene encoding 3-isopropylmalate dehydratase small subunit yields the protein MQAFTHHEGLVAPLDRENVDTDLIIPKQFLKSIKRSGFGPNLFDEIRYLDHGEPGMDNSKRPLNPDFVLNQPRYQGASILLGRKNFGCGSSREHAPWALQQYGFRAIIAPSYADIFFNNSFKNGLLPIVLSELDVARLFDEVKAFPGYKLRIDLEQQVVMTPEGRGIPFDVEPFRKYCLVNGFDDIALTLRQSDKIRAFEAERLARHPWLQSRPLA from the coding sequence ATGCAAGCATTCACCCATCACGAGGGCCTGGTGGCCCCGCTCGACCGCGAAAACGTCGACACCGACCTGATCATTCCGAAACAGTTCCTGAAGTCCATCAAGCGTTCCGGTTTCGGTCCCAACCTCTTCGACGAGATCCGCTATCTGGATCACGGCGAACCCGGCATGGACAACAGCAAGCGGCCGCTGAATCCCGATTTCGTGCTGAACCAGCCGCGCTACCAGGGCGCCTCGATACTGCTGGGGCGCAAGAACTTCGGCTGCGGCTCCAGCCGCGAGCATGCGCCATGGGCGCTGCAGCAGTATGGTTTCCGCGCCATCATCGCGCCGTCGTACGCCGATATCTTCTTCAACAACAGCTTCAAGAACGGGCTGCTGCCTATCGTTCTGTCGGAACTCGACGTCGCGCGCCTGTTCGACGAAGTCAAGGCGTTTCCGGGCTACAAGCTGCGCATCGATCTGGAACAGCAGGTTGTCATGACGCCGGAAGGGCGGGGCATTCCCTTCGATGTCGAACCGTTCCGCAAGTACTGCCTGGTCAACGGCTTTGACGATATCGCCCTGACGCTGCGGCAGTCGGACAAGATTCGTGCGTTCGAAGCCGAGCGCCTGGCACGCCATCCGTGGCTGCAAAGCCGTCCGTTGGCATAA
- the leuB gene encoding 3-isopropylmalate dehydrogenase has translation MTHKIAVLPGDGIGPEIVDQALRVLGALKLDLVTEQAAVGGAAFDKFEHPLPPATLQLAQSARAVLFGAVGDWKYDSLPREFRPEQAILGLRKSLALFANLRPAILYPELANASSLKPEVVSGLDILIVRELTGDIYFGTPRGVRSAPDGNFAGEREGYDTMRYSEPEVRRIARIGFEAARKRNRKLCSVDKANVLETSQFWREIVIEVAREYPDVALSHMYVDNAAMQLVRAPREFDVIVTGNLFGDILSDEAAMLTGSIGMLPSASLNASGQGLYEPSHGSAPDIAGKGVANPLATILSAAMMLRYSLDLPAQADRIESAVRAVLAQGLRTADIHEPGTTKVGTAEMGDAVLKALAS, from the coding sequence ATGACACACAAGATTGCGGTCCTTCCTGGCGATGGCATCGGCCCCGAGATCGTCGACCAGGCCTTGCGCGTTCTGGGCGCGCTGAAGCTGGACCTGGTTACCGAACAGGCCGCCGTCGGCGGCGCGGCGTTCGATAAATTCGAGCACCCCTTGCCGCCCGCCACGCTGCAGCTTGCGCAATCCGCGCGCGCCGTGCTGTTCGGCGCCGTCGGGGACTGGAAGTACGACAGCCTGCCGCGCGAATTCCGTCCTGAGCAGGCCATCCTCGGCCTGCGCAAGTCGCTGGCCCTGTTCGCCAACCTGCGTCCCGCCATTCTGTATCCGGAACTGGCCAACGCATCGTCGCTGAAGCCCGAAGTCGTTTCCGGCCTGGACATCCTTATCGTGCGCGAGCTGACCGGGGATATTTACTTCGGCACCCCGCGCGGCGTACGCAGCGCGCCGGACGGCAACTTTGCCGGCGAACGCGAGGGCTACGACACCATGCGCTACAGCGAACCGGAAGTCCGCCGCATCGCGCGCATCGGCTTCGAGGCCGCGCGCAAGCGCAACCGCAAGCTGTGCAGCGTGGACAAGGCCAACGTGCTGGAGACTTCCCAGTTCTGGCGCGAAATCGTCATCGAGGTGGCGCGCGAGTACCCCGATGTGGCGCTGTCCCATATGTACGTGGACAACGCCGCCATGCAGCTGGTGCGGGCGCCGCGCGAGTTCGACGTTATCGTCACGGGCAATCTGTTCGGCGACATCCTGTCCGACGAGGCCGCGATGCTCACCGGCTCGATCGGCATGCTGCCGTCGGCCTCGCTGAACGCCAGCGGCCAGGGCCTGTACGAACCCAGCCATGGTTCGGCCCCCGACATCGCCGGCAAGGGCGTGGCCAATCCCCTGGCCACCATCCTGTCCGCCGCCATGATGCTGCGTTACTCGCTGGACCTGCCGGCACAGGCCGATCGCATCGAAAGCGCCGTTCGTGCCGTGTTGGCGCAGGGCCTGCGTACCGCCGACATCCACGAACCGGGCACGACCAAGGTCGGTACGGCCGAGATGGGTGACGCGGTCCTGAAAGCGCTGGCGTCGTAA
- the asd gene encoding aspartate-semialdehyde dehydrogenase: protein MSNAVGLVGWRGMVGSVLMQRMREENDFALFEPVFFSTSNAGAAAPKWAEGAGALQDAYDIDALKKLPIIVTAQGGDYTSAVYPKLRGAGWKGLWIDAASTLRMSEDAIIVLDPVNRPVIDAALKRGVRNFIGGNCTVSCMLMGLAGLFNNDLIEWMTSMTYQAASGGGAQHMRELLTQFGLLNQSVKSQLEDPASAILDIDRGVLAKQKDAALPREHFGVPLAGSLIPWIDKDLGNGVSREEWKGGAETNKILGRGEGFGTPATPVDGLCVRIGAMRCHSQALTIKLKRDVPLDEINDIIASGTQWAKVIPNTKEATVEALTPVAVTGTLDIPVGRLRKLSMGSEYLGAFTVGDQLLWGAAEPLRRMLRIALAEA from the coding sequence ATGAGCAATGCTGTGGGCCTCGTCGGTTGGCGTGGCATGGTCGGATCGGTACTCATGCAACGCATGCGCGAAGAAAACGACTTCGCGCTGTTCGAGCCGGTCTTTTTCTCGACTAGCAACGCCGGCGCGGCGGCCCCCAAATGGGCCGAAGGCGCGGGCGCCCTGCAAGATGCCTACGATATCGACGCGCTCAAGAAACTGCCCATTATCGTGACGGCCCAAGGCGGCGACTACACCAGCGCGGTCTATCCGAAACTGCGCGGCGCGGGCTGGAAAGGCCTGTGGATCGACGCCGCCAGTACGCTGCGCATGTCCGAGGACGCCATCATCGTGTTGGATCCGGTGAACCGCCCGGTCATCGACGCGGCGCTCAAGCGCGGCGTGCGCAATTTCATCGGCGGCAATTGCACGGTCAGCTGCATGCTGATGGGGCTGGCGGGCCTGTTCAACAACGACCTGATCGAATGGATGACGTCCATGACCTACCAGGCGGCATCCGGCGGCGGCGCGCAGCACATGCGCGAACTGCTGACGCAGTTCGGCCTGTTGAATCAATCGGTCAAGTCCCAGCTGGAAGATCCGGCCTCGGCCATCCTGGATATCGATCGCGGCGTGCTGGCCAAGCAGAAGGATGCGGCCCTGCCGCGCGAGCATTTCGGCGTACCGCTGGCGGGCAGCTTGATTCCGTGGATCGACAAGGACCTGGGCAATGGCGTCTCGCGCGAGGAATGGAAGGGCGGGGCCGAAACCAACAAGATCCTGGGACGCGGCGAAGGCTTCGGCACGCCGGCCACGCCGGTGGACGGCCTGTGCGTGCGCATCGGCGCGATGCGTTGCCACAGCCAGGCCCTGACCATCAAGCTGAAGCGCGACGTGCCCCTGGACGAGATCAACGACATCATCGCCAGCGGCACGCAATGGGCCAAGGTCATCCCGAACACCAAGGAAGCCACTGTCGAGGCCCTGACGCCGGTAGCCGTTACCGGCACGCTGGACATCCCGGTGGGCCGCTTGCGCAAGCTGTCCATGGGTTCCGAGTACCTGGGCGCCTTCACCGTCGGCGATCAGTTGCTGTGGGGCGCGGCCGAACCCCTGCGCCGCATGCTGCGCATCGCGCTGGCCGAAGCTTGA